TTCCTTCAGGATCTTGGTGTTGGTGACGAACAGGTCGTCGCCGACGATCTGCACGCGACTGCCCAGACGGTCGGTCAGCAGCTTCCAGCCATCCCAGTCGTTTTCCGCCATGCCGTCTTCGATGCTGACGATGGGATACTTGTCGGCCAGCGTCGCAAGGTAATCGACCAGCTGCGCCGATTCCATCGTCAGGCCGGCACCTTCGAGGTGGTACTTGCCGTTCTTGTAGAACTCGGACGCTGCGCAGTCGAGCGCCAGCACGATGTCGGTGCCCGGCTCGTAGCCGGCCGCGCTGACCGCATCGAGAATCATGTTCAGCGCCTCTTCGGCACTGCCGACGTTGGGCGCGAAACCGCCCTCGTCACCGACCGTGGTCGGGAAACCCTTCTTGTCGGTCAGCTTCTTCAGCGCATGGAAGATTTCCGCGCCGGCGCGCAGCGCCTCGCGGAAGCTCGATGCGCCGACCGGCATGATCATGCATTCCTGGAAATCGAGGCTGTTGTTGGCGTGCGCGCCACCGTTGATGACATTCATCATCGGCACCGGCATCGCCATGCCGCCCGAACCACCGAAATAGCGGTACAGCGGCAGTCCGGCTTCTTCGGCCGCCGCCTTGGCCACCGCCATCGACACCGCAAGCATCGCATTGGCGCCGAGGCGGCCCTTGTTTTCGGTGCCGTCGAGTTCGATCAGCGTACGGTCGATGAAGGCCTGTTCTTCGGCGTCCAGACCGATAATGGCTTCGGAAATTTCGGTATTGACGTTTTCGACCGCGGCCAGCACGCCCTTGCCGAGGTAGCGGTCCTTGTCGCCGTCGCGCAGCTCGATCGCTTCGCGCGAACCGGTCGAGGCACCGGACGGCACGGCGGCGCGACCCATGATGCCGGACTCCAGCAGCACGTCCGCTTCAACGGTGGGATTGCCGCGCGAATCTAGAATCTCGCGCGCGACGACATCGACAATTGCACTCATGGTCGCTGGGTTCCTGGGTAAGAAGACAAATTATGAATAATCGGCGCGCACTCAGGCGAGCGCGGATTCGAGAAAGCCGTAGCGTTTCGTGACCGCGTCGAGGTCGCGCAACTGCTCGAGCAGCGCGGCCATCATCGGTAGCGGCCAGGCGTTCGGCCCGTCCGACATCGCCTTGGCCGGGTCCGGATGACTTTCCATGAACAGCCCGGCGATGCCGACCGCCACGGCAGCGCGTGCCAGCACCGGCACGAATTCGCGCTGACCGCCGGACGACGCACCCTGCCCGCCCGGCAACTGCACCGAATGGGTGGCGTCGAAAACGACCGGGCACGCGGTTTCGCGCATGATGGCCAGCGAACGCATGTCGGACACCAGATTGTTGTAGCCGAAGGACACGCCGCGCTCGCACACCATGATGGTGTCAGCGCCGCCATTGGCTTCCTTAGCCTTCGCGACGACGTGCTTCATGTCGCCCGGCGCGAGGAACTGGCCCTTCTTGATGTTCACCGGCTTGCCGGTGGCGGCGCAGGCGTGGATGAAGTCGGTCTGGCGGCACAGGAAGGCTGGCGTCTGCAGTACGTCGACATACTGCGCAACGATCGGCGCCTCTTCCGCGGTGTGCACGTCGGTCAGCACCGGCACGCCCAGTTCGCGCTTCACGTCGGCCAGTATTTCCAGGCCCTTCTGCATGCCCGGGCCGCGGAAGCTGGTACCCGAGCTGCGGTTGGCCTTGTCGAACGACGACTTGTAGATGAAGGGGATACCCAGACGCGCGGTGATTTCCTTCAGCTGGCCGGCGGTGTCGAACGCCATGTCGCGCGATTCGATCACGCACGGACCGGCAATCAGGAAGAAGGGCTTGTCGAGGCCGACATCGAATCCGCACAGTTTCATGAGGTCACCTTGTGCGACGAGCGCTTGACCATGCCGCGCGCGTCCTGACGGGCCAGCGCAGCACGGGCGAAGGCGGTGAACAGCGGATGTCCGGCGCGCGGCGTGGACGTGAATTCCGGGTGGAACTGACAGGCGACGAACCACGGATGGTCCGGCAGCTCGATCATTTCGCACAGCGGGTCGACCGAATCGAGCGAACGGCCGGACACGCGCAAGCCGACCTTTTCCAGCTGCGCCAGATACTGGTTGTTCACTTCGTACCGGTGGCGATGGCGCTCGACGATCTGTGCCTTGCCGTAGATCTCCCGCGCCAGACTGTCTTCGCCCAGCTGGCAGTTCTGACCACCCAGGCGCATCGTGCCGCCGATGTCGGACGACTCGTCGCGCCGCTCCAGCTTGCCTTCGGCGCTCATCCACTCGGTGATCAGGCCGATCACCGGATGCGGCGTGTCGCGCTCGAATTCGGTGCTGTGCGCGCCGGTCAGACCGGCCACGTTGCGGGCGTATTCGACCACCGCCAGCTGCATGCCCAGACAGATGCCCAGATACGGCACGCCGTTTTCGCGCGCATAGCGGATGGCGCCGATCTTGCCCTCGACGCCGCGCCGGCCGAAGCCGCCAGGCACCAGGATCGCGTCCATCGGATCGAGCAATGCTCGCCCGCCGTCGGTCGACCGCTCGACGGCTTCTGAATCGATGTAGTGGATGTTGATGCGCGAGCGCGTCTGGATGCCGGCGTGGATCAAGGCCTCGGAAAGCGACTTGTACGATTCGGTCAGGTCGACGTACTTGCCGACGAAGGCGATATCGACGTCGCGCTCCGGATTTTCCAGCGCGTCGATCATGCGCTTCCAGGTGCTCAGGTCGGCCGCGCGGGCCAGGATGTTCAGCTTGTGGCAGACGATTTCATCCAGCATCTGGTCGTGCAGCATGGCCGGAATCTTGTAGATGCTGTCGGCGTCGACCACCGAAATGACCGCCTCGGGCAGCACATTGGTGAACAGCGCGATCTTGCGGCGCTCGTCGTCCGGCACCACGCGGTCGGAGCGGCACAGCAGCACGTCGGGCTGGATGCCGATCTCGCGCAATTCCTTGACCGAGTGCTGGGTCGGCTTGGTTTTAAGTTCGCCCGCGGTGGCGATGTAGGGCACCAGCGTCAGGTGGATGAAGCAGGTGTTGGCGCGGCCTTCTTCGATGCCCATCTGCCGGATGGCTTCGAGGAAGGGCAGCGATTCGATGTCGCCGACCGTGCCGCCGACCTCGACGATGGCGACATCCGCGCCTTCGGCGCCGCGCTTGATGTAGAGCTTGATTTCGTCGGTGATGTGCGGGATGACCTGAACCGTCTTGCCCAGATACTCGCCCCGGCGCTCCTTCTTGATCACCGCCTCGTAGATCTGGCCGGTGGTGAAGTTGTTGCGCTTGCCCATGCGGGCGTGCGTGAAGCGTTCGTAGTGACCCAGATCGAGGTCGGTTTCGGCGCCGTCTTCGGTGACGAACACCTCGCCGTGCTGAAACGGGCTCATCGTGCCCGGATCGACGTTGATGTAGGGGTCAAGCTTCAGATGGGTGACACGGATGGAACGCGATTCGAGAATCGCGCCCAGTGACGCGGCTGCGATGCCCTTGCCTAGCGAGGACACCACACCGCCGGTGACGAACACGTACTTTGTCATTTATTGCACTGCAGCGGGAAATTCCTAGTTTACCGGAAAAGTCCCGCAGCTTGAAGCCGACCGCCAGGCAAATACGACCCTGACCGGGCTGCCTCGGCTGGCGTCAGTCCGCCTCGTCGATCCAGGCCAGCTGAATGGCTTCGAGGATCTTTTCGCCGCAGCGCTTCGGGTCGTCATCGAAGTCGGGCAGATCGAGCACCCACTGCATCAGGTCGGTGAAGCGCACGTTGCCCGGGTCGACGTCGGGGTGTGCCTCGGTCAGCGCAATCGCAATCTCGAGCGAATCGGTCCATTTCATGGTGCTCACCTCTTTCCTTCACTGACCATATTGATCGTGTAGCGGGGAATGTCGATCACCAGCGGCTCGCCGGCCACTGCCGCCTGACAGGACAGGCGCGAATTCGGCTCCAGTCCCCAGGCCTTGTCCAGCAGATCTTCCTCGAGCTCTTCGGCCGGCTCGAGACTGCGGGAGCCTTCGCGCACGACGACGTGACAGGTCGTGCAGGCGCACGACTTCTCGCACGCATGTTCGATTTCGATGCCATTGGCCAGCAGCGCGTCGCAGATGGTGGTGCCGGGCTCGGCATCGAACACCGCACCGTCCGGGCACAGCTCGACATGGGGCAATACGACGATCTGGGTCATTGCGCGGTGTTCCGTCAATCAGAGTGATTCGATGCTGCGTCCGGCCAGCGCACGCTGGATGCCACGATTCATGCGGCGCGCGGCGAACTCGTCGGTGGCGCGGCCAAGCACGTCGACAGCGGCGCGCAGCGCCGCCGTGTCGTCGCCTCCAACGACTTCGGCCAGTGCGCGGACAGCCCTATCGACCGCGACCCGTTCGGCGTCGTCGAGCAGATCGCCGTCGGCAGCCAACGCAGTCTGCGTGGCGTCGATCAGGCGTGTGGCGTCCACCTTCTGTTCCGCCAGCGCGCGTGCCGCGATGTCATCCTGTACGTGATCGAAGCCGTCACGCAGCATGCGTGCGACTTCGTCGTCGCCCAGCCCGTAACTCGGCTTGACCTCGATGCGTGCTTCGATGCCGGTGCCCAGTTCGCGCGCGGACACGGCCAGCAGGCCGTCGGCATCCACCTGGAACGACACGCGGATGCGTGCCGCGCCCGCCACCATCGGCGGAATGCCCCGCAGCTCGAAGCGGGCCAGCGAACGGCAGTCGGTGACGCGCTCGCGCTCGCCCTGCAGCACATGAATGGCCATCGCAGTCTGGCCGTCGCGATAGGTGGTGAATTCCTGCGCGCGTGCGGTCGGTATCGTCGAATTGCGCGGAATGATCTTCTCGACCAGGCCGCCCATGGTTTCCAGACCGAGCGACAGCGGAATGACGTCGAGCAGCAGCCAGTCTTCACCGGCCGCGCGATTGCCGGCCAGCACATTGGCCTGGATAGCGGCGCCGATGGCCACCACCTTGTCCGGATCGAGATTGGTCAGCGGCACCTGACCGAAGAATTCGCCCACTGCGCGCTGCACCTGCGGCATGCGCGTGGCGCCGCCCACCATGACCACGCCCTTGACGTCCTCAACCGACAAGCCGGCGTCGCGCAGCGCCTTGCGCGTCGGCACCAGCGTCTTGTCGACCAGCGTCTTCGTCATGGCGGCGAACGCTTCGCGCGTGAGACGCACGTCGATCTCGTCGCCCGACGACAGCTTGAGCCCGACATGCACGTCGTCGGCCCCGCTGAGTGCTTCCTTCGCGCGCCGGGCTTCCATGTACAGCGCACGCATATCTTCCAGGCTGGGCGGACCGATGCGCGATGCCTCGATGAGCCAGCAATAGACCCGATGGTCGAAATCATCGCCGCCCAGTGCGGCGTCGCCGCTGGTGGCCAGTACCTCGAACACACCGCGCGAAAGCTTCAGGATGGAAATATCGAAAGTGCCGCCGCCCAGGTCGTACACCGCGTAGATGCCTTCGGAGGCGTTGTCCAGGCCATAGGCGATCGCGGCGGCCGTCGGTTCGTTCAGCAGACGCAGCACATCGAGACCGGCCAGCCGGGCAGCGTCCTTCGTGGCCTGACGCTGCGCATCGTCGAAATAGGCCGGTACGGTGATGACCGCGCCGGTCAGCGGCCCGCCGAGGCTGGCTTCAGCCCGCTCGCGCAGCACGCGCAGAATGTCGGCCGACACTTCGACCGGGCTTTTCGCGCCCTGTGCGGTGCGCAGCCGCACCATGCCGGGCGCGTCCTCGAATACATAGGGCATCGATTCGACATGCGCGACATCGGCAACGCCGCGTCCCATGAAGCGCTTGACCGAGGCGATCGTGTTGCGCGGGTCCTGTGCCTGTGCGGCGCGCGCAGCATGGCCGACCACGGCCGTTCCATCCGCGAGATAACGCACCACGGACGGCAGCAGCGCACGGCCGTGCTCGTCGTTCAGCACCAGCGGCACGCCATTGCGCACGCTGGCCACCAGTGAATTGGTCGTTCCGAGGTCGATGCCCGCGGCCAGCCTGTGCTGGTGCGGTGCGGTGGATTCGCCGGGTTCGGCGATCTGCAGCAGGGCCATCAGTTGTCCAGTGTTTCGTGTGCTTCGGCAATGTCTTCCGCCAAACGGGCGATGAACATCATGCGGCGCACCGTCGCGGCTGCGCCGGCGGTGTCGTGTTCTGCATCCAGCTGCCGGACCAGCAGCGCTTCGGCGTCGCGCCGGGCGTGCCGCAGCATGCGCGCAAGTTCGTCGAGCGCGCCGGCATCACGGGCGTCGCGCGCCTCATCGAGTGCCTCGCGCCATTCCATCTGCTGCATCAGGAAATCGCCGGGCATCGCGGTGTTGTTCTCCGCCGCCACGTCAATGCCATCCAGTTCCAGCAGGTAGCGCGCTCGAGTCAGCGGCGTACGCAGCAGCCGGTAGGCTTCATTGATGCGCGTCGACCACTGCATCGACAGCCGCCGCTCGGCTTCCGGTCGGCTGGCATGGCGGTCAGGGTGCACCGACGACTGCAGCTCGTGGTAGCGCGATTCGAGCGAGCGCTCGTCGATGACGAAGCGGCGCGGCAACGCGAACAGCTCGAAGTGGTCGCGACCGAACAGTTCGACGTCCGGCAGGCCGGAGGCGGTGGGGTCAGGAGTCATCGTTCAGTGTTGTCGGTGGCGATCGCCACTCAGACATTGAAGCTTTCGCCGCAACCGCACTCGTCCTTGACGTTCGGGTTGTTGAACTTGAAGCCTTCGTTCAGGCCTTCGCGCACGAAGTCGAGTTCGGTGCCTTCGAGATAGGCCAGGCTTTTCGGGTCGATCAGCACCTTCACGCCGTGGCTTTCGAAAATCAGGTCTTCCGGCGTCATGTCGTCGGCGAACTCGAGCTTGTACGCCATGCCGGAACAGCCGCTGGTGCGCACGCCCAGGCGCAGGCCGACGCCGCGGCCGCGCTTGGCGATGTAGTTGCTCACGTGTGTGGCTGCTTTTTCGGTCAGTGTCACGCCCATGTCGCTCTCCTTACGCCGCTGCAGCCGACGCGGCCGTATCGCCGTGCTTCTTGCGGTAGTCGTCGATCGCCGCCTTGATGGCATCTTCCGCGAGGATGGAGCAGTGGATCTTCACCGGCGGCAGTGCCAGTTCTTCGGCGATCGCGGTGTTCTTGATGGTCATCGCCTCGTCGAGCGTCTTGCCCTTGACCCATTCGGTCACCAGCGAACTCGACGCGATGGCCGAGCCGCAGCCATAGGTCTTGAATTTCGCATCTTCGATGATGCCGTCCGCACCCACCTTGATCTGCAGCTTCATCACGTCGCCGCAGGCCGGCGCACCGACCATGCCGGTACCGACGTCTTCGTCGTCCTTGCCGAATGCGCCGACGTTGCGCGGGTTTTCGTAGTGATCCAGCAGTTTTTCGCTATAGGCCATAACAGTTCTCCTTCAGTCGCCGTGCACGCGCAATCAGTGGTGGGCCCACTGGACGCTATTCAAATCAACACCTTCCTGCACCATTTCCCACAGCGGCGACAACTCGCGCAGCTTGCCGATCTTGCGGTGCAGCAGGTCTATCGTGAAATCGATTTCCTCTTCGGTCGTGAAGCGGCCGATCGAGAAGCGGATCGAGCTGTGCGCGAGCTCGTCTTCGCGGCCGAGCGCGCGCAGCACGTAGGACGGTTCAAGGCTGGCCGAAGTACAGGCCGAGCCGGACGACACCGCGACATCCTTGATCGCCATGATCAATGATTCGCCTTCGACGTAGGCGAAGCTGATGTTCAGGTTGTGCGGCACGCGCGCTTCGAGGTCGCCATTGACGAAGGTCGCCTCGATGTCCGACAGGCCCTTCAGCAGACGGTCGCGCAGCATGCGCACACGCTCGTTCTCGGCGCCCATTTCCTCACGCGCAATGCGGAAGGCTTCGCCCATGCCGACGATCTGGTGCGTGGCCAGCGTGCCGGAGCGCATGCCGCGCTCGTGACCGCCGCCATGGATCTGCGCTTCGAGGCGGATGCGCGGCTTGCGGCGAACGTACAGCGCGCCGATGCCCTTAGGCCCGTAGGTCTTGTGCGCGCAGAACGACATCAGGTCGACCTTCAGCTTGTCGAGATCGATGACCACCTTGCCGGTCGCCTGCGCCGCATCGACGTGGAAGATGATGCCCTTTTCGCGGCAGATTTCGCCCAGTTCGGCGACCGGCTGGATGACGCCGATCTCGTTGTTCACGAACATGATGGACACCAGCACGGTGTCCGGACGCAGCGCCGCCTTGAACGCATCCATGTCGATCAGGCCATTGGGCTGCGGATCGAGATAGGTGGCTTCGAAGCCTTCGCGTTCGAGTTCGCGGAAGGTATCGAGCACCGCCTTGTGTTCGGTACGCAGCGTGATGATGTGCTTGCCCTTGCCGGAATAGAAATGCGCCGCGCCCTTGATGGCGAGGTTGTTCGATTCGGTGGCACCCGAGGTCCAGACGATTTCCTTCGGATCGGCATTCACCAGACGGGCAACCTGCTCGCGCGCCTCTTCGACGGCCGCTTCGGTTTCCCAGCCATAGGCGTGGCTGCGCGACGCCGGATTGCCGAAGTGCTCGGTCAGGTAGGGAATCATCTTGGCCGCAACGCGCGGGTCGACCGGGGTGGTCGCCGAGTAGTCGAGATAGATCGGAAATTTCAGCATTCAGGTTGCTCCTTCGGGTTCTTCATTACGCTTCAGCCATCGCCCGCAGGCCACGGAGCTGATCCGCCACCTGCGCCAGCGCGCTGCAAAAATCATCGACATCCTGCATCTTCGTCATTGCGCCGGTGCTCACGCGCACCGCCCCGCGCGCCTGTTCCTGCGGCACGCCCATCGCGGTCAGCGTGCGCGATGGCTCCGGTGACGCGCTCGAGCAGGCCGAACCACTGGCCACCGCGAAGCCTGCGCGGTCGAGTTTGCCGACCAGCGTTTCGCCATCGATGTGATCGAGCGCGAAATAGCAGGTGTTCGGCAGACGCAGCGCCTGCGCACCGAATACCGTGCCGCCGAGTGCCAGCACGCAGCGTTCGATGCGTTCGCGCTGCGCTTCAAGCTGTTCGCGGCGCGCCGCCGGCTGCGACATCGCCAGCGCGCAGGCAACGCCGAAACCGACGATCGCCGCGATGTTTTCGGTGCCGGAGCGCAGGCCGTGTTCGTGACCTCCGCCGGCGATCAGCGGCTCGATATCGACCCGCTTGTCCAGAATGAGTGCGCCCGCACCCTGCGGACCGCCGATCTTGTGTGCCGAAAGCGTCATCGCCGACACGCCCAGCGCGCGGAAATCGACCGCGATCTTGCCCAGCGCCTGCACCGCATCGGTGTGCAGCCAGCCGCCGGCGCGGCGTACCTGCAACGCCAGCGTCGAAACGTCCTGCAGCACGCCGGTTTCGTTATTCGCGAGCATGACCGACACCAGGGACGCCTGCCAATCGAAGCCGTCGACCTGCACCCTGCCCTGCGCGTCGACCGGCAGTTCCTTCAGCGCCCAGCCGCGGCGCACCAACTGGCGTGCCGGCTCGCGCACGCATGGGTGCTCGATCGCCGAAATCGCGATCGCGCCCGGCTTGAGTCGCGCGGCCGCACCCTTGATGAACAGATTGTTCGCTTCCGAGCCGCCGCTGGTAAACACCACTTCTGTCGGATGCGCATTCACTGCGGCAGCCACCTGTGCCCGTGCCTCGTCGATCGCCCGGCGCGCAGCGCGCCCGTACTCGTGCCGGCTCGACGCATTGCCGAAGCGCGCGCCCAGCCACGGCAGCATCGCTTCGCGCACCGCATCGGCGAGCGGCGTACTGGCGTTGTGATCGAGATAGACCGGAGCGAACATGATCAGAGCTGCACCCGCACCAATTCGGACACACCCGGTCGTGCAGCATGGTCGTGCACGACCACGCGATGGGTCGTCTTGTCGCGCTGCTGCACCATCAGTTCGTGCAGATTCACCGAATCCAGGTAGTCATACATGCGCCGACTCAGGCTCGACCACAGGTCGTGCGTCATGCAGCGATGTTCATCCAGACAGTTTTCCTTGCCGCCGCACTGCGTGGCGTCCAGCGGCTCATCGACCGCGGTGATGATCTGGGCGACCGAAATCTTGCGCGCGTCGCGCGCCAGGCAGTAACCGCCGCCCGGCCCGCGCACGCTGGCCACCAGTTCCTGGCGACGCAGCTTGCCGAACAGCTGTTCGAGATAGGACAGGCTGATGCGCTGGCGCTCGGCCACGCCGGCCAGCGTCACCGGACCATTGTCCTGGCGCAGTGCAAGATCCAGCATCGCGGTGACGGCGAAGCGGCCTTTGGTAGTCAGTCTCATGATGCGATCTCCTCGATGGAGTGGCTCAGGGAATCCACGCTTGGGTTCGCGAATGAGCACACAGTCCAATTCCCGATCAATTCAGTCGACTTTATAATTCCCGACAAGTTCAGTCAACAATTCGGCCTGATCTTGTCCAGATCCACCCGCGAGTGATCGGCCATTTCCTCGCGCGCCTCGTCGTCGAGCCTGACACCTGCCCGTTCCAGCTTTTCCATCAGGCAGGCGATGCGCCGGTCGTTCTCGAGCGCGTGATCAACCAGCGCAGTGAGCGCCTTGGCCATCGGGTCTTCCATGTCGCGGGTGACCCCATAAGCTGTGAAGCCGGCCTGTTCGGCCCGCCGCTTCTTCTCGTCGTCGGCGCCCGGCTCACTGGCTTCGATGATGCGCGCCGGATTGCCGACCGCAGTGGCACCGGCCGGAACGGGCTTCACGACGACTGCGCAGGAACCGATCTTGGCGCCGTCACCGACGTCAAAACCGCCCAGCACCTGGGCGCCGGCGCCGATCACGACGCCGCGACCGAGCGTGGGATGACGCTTGGCGCCGCGGTACAGCGAGGTGCCGCCCAGCGTCACCCCCTGATAGATGGTGCAGTCGTCGCCGATGACCGCCGTTTCGCCGACCACCACGCCCATGCCGTGATCGATGAACACGCGCCGCCCGATGGATGCACCCGGGTGGATTTCGATGCCGGTCAGCACGCGGCCGATGTGCGAAATGAAGCGCCCCAGCCAGTGCAGACCCGCGCCCCAGCAGGCGTGCGCCATGCGGTGCAGGATCAGCGCGTGGATGCCCGGGTAGCAGGTCAGGACTTCGAACGACGAACGTGCCGCCGGGTCGCGTGCAAGCACGCTCGCAATATCTTCGCGCAGGTGATGGAACATCCGTTTTCCCCATGAAACGCCGGTGGCGTTCGCGGCCAGTTGAAACCCGACGATTTTAGTCGGTTTTTGTGCACCTGCGTCAGGGTCTGTCCATCGTCCGCCGTGGCCACCCGCGGAATCGCTGTCGTGGATGCCACAGCGCGGACGGCAACCGACCTTATCCGTTCGACCCCGGGCGCTTTTTCGGAATGCCGCCGATCGCCTTCAGCGCGCCCATCAGCAGATGCAGTTCTTCCGCCTCGACCTGGGTACGTCCGAACAGGCGGCGCAGGCGCGGCATGGCACGGCCCGGATTGACCCGGTCGAGAAAGCCCGCGTCGAGCATCAGCTGTTCGAGCAGCGCGTACAGGCTTTCCAGTCCTTCGTGACTGGCCAGGGCCGGCGCTTCGCCGACAGCGGCCGGCGCGGCGGCGACGGCCACGCGCAGTTCGTGGCACATGATCTGGGCCGCCGCCGCCACATTCAGCGAGCGGTAGGTTTCGCTGGTCGAAATGGTGACCGGCAGCGAACACATCGCCACTTCTTCATTGGTGAGTCCCGAACTTTCGGTGCCGAACACCAGCGCCACCTCGGCGTCGCCAGTAGCCAGCAGCGCCGCCAGTTCGGTCGCCGCCGACCTGACGTCGCGCACCGGCAGCGCCATTTCGCGACGACGTGCCGTCAGCGCCGCCTGCGCAACGGTGCCGGCCAGCGCGGCTTCGATCGTATCGACCACCACTGCACTGTCCAGCACGTCGGTCGCGCCGGAACTCATCGCGACCGCTTCGTCATGCGGAAAATGCTTCGGATTGACCAGATAGAGGCGCGACAGCCCCATCACCTTCATCGCCCGCGCGCAGGCGCCGATGTTGCCCGGATGGGTGGTGTGGGACATGACCACGCGCACCCGGTCAAGGGCGGCGTGACGATCAGAAAGGAGAGAAGGGGCGTCCATCGGGTCAGCGGTCAGAGGTGAATTCCGGTGCGGGCCTCGAATTAAATCGCAACAGCCCCTAAAATGCTCGGCTTTCCCGCCGACATGCGGACCGCACGGTCCGCGCACAGACACCTTCCATGCATCCGACGCTCACCACCGCCGTCAAGGCCGCCCGCCGCGCAGGCCAGATCATCACCCGCGCCAGCCAGGATGTAGACCTGCTGAAAGTCAGCAGCAAGCGCCAGAACGACTTCGTCACCGAAGTCGACCGCGCCGCCGAGGACGCCATCATCGGCATCCTGCGCGAAGCCTATCCGGACCACGCCATCCTGGCGGAAGAGAGCGGCGCGTCCGGCGAGTCCGAGTACCGCTGGATCATCGATCCGCTCGACGGCACGACCAACTTCATCCACGGCATGCCGCAGTACGCGGTGTCGATCGCGCTCGAACACCGGGGCCTGATGCAGTCGGCCGTCGTGTTCGACCCGGTGCGCAACGAGCTGTTCACCGCCAGCCGCGGCCGCGGCGCCTTCCTGAACGACCGCCGCATCCGCGTGTCGCGCCGTGCCAAGCTGGGCGAGGCACTGATAGGCACCGGCTTTCCGTACCGGGTGTGGGATCACGTCGATGCCTATCTGGGCATGTTCAAGGACCTGATGGAAAAGACCTCCGGCCTGCGCCGCCCGGGTGCCGCCGCGCTCGATCTGGCCTATGTCGCCTGCGGCCGCTTCGACGGCTTCTTCGAAATCGGCCTGTCGCCGTGGGACATCGCCGCCGGCGCCCTGCTGGTCACCGAAGCCGGCGGTCTGGTCGGCAATCTGACCGGTGAAACCGGCTATCTGGACAGCGGCAATCTGGTCGCCTCGACGCCGCGCATCTTCCCGGCCCTGCTCGCCGCGATCGAACCGCACCTGACGGACGCGCTGCGCAGCTGAACGCGGCTCGCCCGTGGCGGCACCGGTCGCGAACGATTATTCTTACTAAATTCCGATCGATCAGCATCAGGTACGACCATGTCAAATACTGCCATGCTGTCCAGCAAGTTCCAGATTTCCATTCCCAAGGCCGTACGCGAGGCGCAGCACTGGGAGGCAGGTCAGGAATTCGTGTTCATACCGAAAGGCAAAGGCGTGCTGATGATGCCGGTACCCGATGCCGCGCAGCTTGCCGGCA
The sequence above is a segment of the Methyloversatilis sp. RAC08 genome. Coding sequences within it:
- the iscU gene encoding Fe-S cluster assembly scaffold IscU, translated to MAYSEKLLDHYENPRNVGAFGKDDEDVGTGMVGAPACGDVMKLQIKVGADGIIEDAKFKTYGCGSAIASSSLVTEWVKGKTLDEAMTIKNTAIAEELALPPVKIHCSILAEDAIKAAIDDYRKKHGDTAASAAAA
- a CDS encoding IscS subfamily cysteine desulfurase, with protein sequence MLKFPIYLDYSATTPVDPRVAAKMIPYLTEHFGNPASRSHAYGWETEAAVEEAREQVARLVNADPKEIVWTSGATESNNLAIKGAAHFYSGKGKHIITLRTEHKAVLDTFRELEREGFEATYLDPQPNGLIDMDAFKAALRPDTVLVSIMFVNNEIGVIQPVAELGEICREKGIIFHVDAAQATGKVVIDLDKLKVDLMSFCAHKTYGPKGIGALYVRRKPRIRLEAQIHGGGHERGMRSGTLATHQIVGMGEAFRIAREEMGAENERVRMLRDRLLKGLSDIEATFVNGDLEARVPHNLNISFAYVEGESLIMAIKDVAVSSGSACTSASLEPSYVLRALGREDELAHSSIRFSIGRFTTEEEIDFTIDLLHRKIGKLRELSPLWEMVQEGVDLNSVQWAHH
- a CDS encoding cysteine desulfurase family protein, with protein sequence MFAPVYLDHNASTPLADAVREAMLPWLGARFGNASSRHEYGRAARRAIDEARAQVAAAVNAHPTEVVFTSGGSEANNLFIKGAAARLKPGAIAISAIEHPCVREPARQLVRRGWALKELPVDAQGRVQVDGFDWQASLVSVMLANNETGVLQDVSTLALQVRRAGGWLHTDAVQALGKIAVDFRALGVSAMTLSAHKIGGPQGAGALILDKRVDIEPLIAGGGHEHGLRSGTENIAAIVGFGVACALAMSQPAARREQLEAQRERIERCVLALGGTVFGAQALRLPNTCYFALDHIDGETLVGKLDRAGFAVASGSACSSASPEPSRTLTAMGVPQEQARGAVRVSTGAMTKMQDVDDFCSALAQVADQLRGLRAMAEA
- the iscR gene encoding Fe-S cluster assembly transcriptional regulator IscR, producing the protein MRLTTKGRFAVTAMLDLALRQDNGPVTLAGVAERQRISLSYLEQLFGKLRRQELVASVRGPGGGYCLARDARKISVAQIITAVDEPLDATQCGGKENCLDEHRCMTHDLWSSLSRRMYDYLDSVNLHELMVQQRDKTTHRVVVHDHAARPGVSELVRVQL
- the cysE gene encoding serine O-acetyltransferase, translating into MFHHLREDIASVLARDPAARSSFEVLTCYPGIHALILHRMAHACWGAGLHWLGRFISHIGRVLTGIEIHPGASIGRRVFIDHGMGVVVGETAVIGDDCTIYQGVTLGGTSLYRGAKRHPTLGRGVVIGAGAQVLGGFDVGDGAKIGSCAVVVKPVPAGATAVGNPARIIEASEPGADDEKKRRAEQAGFTAYGVTRDMEDPMAKALTALVDHALENDRRIACLMEKLERAGVRLDDEAREEMADHSRVDLDKIRPNC
- a CDS encoding RNA methyltransferase → MSHTTHPGNIGACARAMKVMGLSRLYLVNPKHFPHDEAVAMSSGATDVLDSAVVVDTIEAALAGTVAQAALTARRREMALPVRDVRSAATELAALLATGDAEVALVFGTESSGLTNEEVAMCSLPVTISTSETYRSLNVAAAAQIMCHELRVAVAAAPAAVGEAPALASHEGLESLYALLEQLMLDAGFLDRVNPGRAMPRLRRLFGRTQVEAEELHLLMGALKAIGGIPKKRPGSNG
- a CDS encoding inositol monophosphatase family protein, whose amino-acid sequence is MHPTLTTAVKAARRAGQIITRASQDVDLLKVSSKRQNDFVTEVDRAAEDAIIGILREAYPDHAILAEESGASGESEYRWIIDPLDGTTNFIHGMPQYAVSIALEHRGLMQSAVVFDPVRNELFTASRGRGAFLNDRRIRVSRRAKLGEALIGTGFPYRVWDHVDAYLGMFKDLMEKTSGLRRPGAAALDLAYVACGRFDGFFEIGLSPWDIAAGALLVTEAGGLVGNLTGETGYLDSGNLVASTPRIFPALLAAIEPHLTDALRS
- a CDS encoding AbrB/MazE/SpoVT family DNA-binding domain-containing protein is translated as MSNTAMLSSKFQISIPKAVREAQHWEAGQEFVFIPKGKGVLMMPVPDAAQLAGIARGASTADTRDREDRY